From the Oleiphilus messinensis genome, one window contains:
- a CDS encoding acyl-CoA thioesterase gives MNDDKPGPSGELILQVVPEPKDTNSNGDVYAGWLFNYMDQAAAYKAQAISQGRAATVAVESMEFISPIRTGSQVAFYARLVDIGTSSMKIYVEVWTKDRDKGTQRKVTETLFVYVAIDKNGRIREVPSQD, from the coding sequence ATGAACGACGATAAACCTGGACCTTCGGGTGAATTGATTCTGCAGGTTGTACCCGAACCCAAGGATACGAACTCCAACGGTGATGTCTACGCCGGTTGGCTGTTCAATTATATGGACCAGGCTGCAGCTTACAAAGCACAGGCGATTTCCCAGGGCCGTGCGGCCACGGTTGCGGTTGAGAGCATGGAGTTTATTTCGCCCATTCGAACCGGCTCTCAGGTTGCCTTTTATGCCCGCCTGGTTGACATTGGCACCAGCTCAATGAAAATTTACGTTGAAGTCTGGACCAAAGATCGGGATAAAGGCACTCAGCGGAAAGTCACCGAGACACTGTTTGTGTATGTTGCGATTGATAAAAATGGCAGGATTCGGGAAGTGCCTTCCCAAGACTAG
- a CDS encoding TRAP transporter substrate-binding protein: protein MKRRSVFSLLGIGVTALVLNACSQKDCEPTAAAAPMATKENVKPIQWKLVTTWPKNFPGLGTAPERFAKDVERMSNGRLKIKVFGGGELVPPLEVFDAVSQGTAQAGHGAAYYWKGKVPAAQFFATVPFGLTAQEYNGWMHYGGGLALWRETYKPFGLVPYAAGNTGVQMGGWFNKEINSLSDLEGLKMRIPGLGGEVLQRAGGTPVNLPGGEIFTALQTGTIDATEWVGPYNDLATGLHKVAKFYYYPGWHEPGTALELIVNEKALKALPEDLQAIVEVAARAANQDMLDEYTARNNVALTELVDQHGVQVKRFPDDVIKALHKISDEVVAEIAGQDEMAKKVYDSFVEFRDRVVPYHELSEKAYIDARAQ from the coding sequence ATGAAACGTAGGAGTGTTTTTTCCTTGCTCGGAATTGGTGTGACGGCGCTGGTGCTGAACGCCTGTAGTCAGAAGGATTGTGAGCCCACCGCAGCAGCGGCACCAATGGCAACAAAAGAAAACGTTAAACCAATACAGTGGAAACTCGTCACCACGTGGCCGAAAAATTTTCCTGGCTTGGGCACCGCACCGGAACGCTTTGCCAAGGATGTTGAGCGGATGAGTAATGGTCGTTTGAAGATCAAAGTATTTGGTGGTGGTGAGCTGGTTCCCCCACTTGAGGTGTTTGATGCCGTCTCGCAGGGAACAGCACAAGCCGGCCATGGCGCAGCCTATTATTGGAAAGGAAAAGTGCCGGCAGCACAGTTTTTTGCGACCGTGCCGTTTGGTTTGACTGCTCAGGAATACAATGGCTGGATGCACTATGGTGGTGGATTGGCTCTCTGGCGTGAAACCTACAAACCGTTTGGTCTGGTGCCCTATGCTGCGGGCAATACCGGGGTGCAAATGGGGGGATGGTTTAACAAGGAGATCAATTCATTATCAGATCTTGAAGGTCTGAAAATGCGAATCCCCGGTTTAGGTGGAGAAGTACTGCAGCGCGCGGGTGGTACACCGGTTAACCTGCCGGGCGGTGAGATTTTCACCGCGTTGCAAACCGGAACCATCGATGCGACTGAGTGGGTGGGGCCTTATAATGACCTGGCAACCGGTCTGCATAAAGTTGCCAAGTTTTACTACTATCCGGGCTGGCATGAACCCGGCACAGCATTGGAATTGATTGTCAATGAAAAGGCACTGAAGGCTCTGCCCGAGGATTTACAGGCTATTGTCGAAGTCGCGGCGCGCGCAGCGAATCAGGATATGCTGGATGAGTATACCGCGCGCAACAACGTGGCATTAACCGAATTAGTGGATCAGCACGGCGTTCAGGTCAAGCGTTTCCCGGACGATGTTATCAAGGCATTGCATAAGATTTCCGATGAAGTTGTTGCGGAAATTGCAGGGCAGGATGAAATGGCGAAAAAAGTGTATGACTCGTTTGTAGAATTTCGGGATCGAGTTGTGCCTTACCATGAGCTGTCTGAAAAAGCCTACATTGATGCGCGTGCCCAATAG